The following proteins are encoded in a genomic region of Zea mays cultivar B73 chromosome 9, Zm-B73-REFERENCE-NAM-5.0, whole genome shotgun sequence:
- the LOC100272325 gene encoding uncharacterized protein LOC100272325 isoform 1 (isoform 1 is encoded by transcript variant 1) produces MWVTSMPQVWDEEGAAKGGAVTPAPAAAMLGSLAGWLSRTVQPQPPAPRVCGTAGGPPVTAPRLRLRDGRHLAYCESGVPRDQARFAVVFSHGFTGSREDSVRASQEVAEELGVYMVGFDRAGYGQSDPNPNRSVKSAALDVEELADALGLGPKFYVIGISLGCHAVWGALKYIPDRIAGAAMMAPVVNYWWPGFSPELAAEVYAKQEVGDQWALRVSHHAPGILHWWMEQSWLPTSTVVAGTTPLPNERDAEIRSKMKADGTFQQKREQATQQGIHESYYRDMTVMFGKWEFDPMALPEPPCPVHLWQGDEDGLVPVVLQRYLAGKIGWINYHELPGTGHFLSSVPGLGDNVLRTLFSDKQ; encoded by the exons ATGTGGGTGACGTCGATGCCGCAGGTTTGGGACGAggagggcgcggccaagggcggCGCGGTGACCCCGGCGCCGGCCGCGGCCATGCTGGGCTCGCTGGCGGGGTGGCTGTCCCGGACCGTGCAGCCGCAGCCGCCGGCGCCCCGGGTGTGCGGCACCGCGGGGGGCCCGCCCGTGACGGCGCCCAGGCTCAGGCTCCGCGACGGCCGCCACCTCGCCTACTGCGAGAGCGGCGTGCCCCGGGACCAGGCCAGGTTCGCCGTCGTCTTCTCCCACGGATTCACCGGCTCCCGCGAGGACAGCGTCCGCGCCTCCCAG GAAGTTGCGGAGGAGCTGGGCGTGTACATGGTGGGTTTCGACCGCGCCGGGTACGGGCAGAGCGACCCCAACCCCAACCGGTCCGTCAAGAGCGCGGCGCTGGACGTGGAGGAGCTCGCGGACGCGCTGGGGCTCGGCCCCAAGTTCTACGTCATCGGCATCTCCCTCGGCTGCCATGCCGTCTGGGGCGCCCTCAAATACATCCCCGACAG GATCGCCGGCGCGGCGATGATGGCGCCGGTGGTGAACTACTGGTGGCCAGGGTTCTCGCCGGAGCTGGCGGCGGAGGTGTACGCGAAGCAGGAGGTGGGCGACCAGTGGGCGCTGCGCGTGTCGCACCACGCGCCGGGCATCCTCCACTGGTGGATGGAGCAGAGCTGGCTGCCCACCTCCACGGTGGTGGCCGGCACCACGCCGCTGCCCAACGAGCGCGACGCCGAGATCCGGAGCAAGATGAAGGCGGACGGCACGTTCCAGCAGAAGCGGGAGCAGGCGACGCAGCAGGGGATCCACGAGTCCTACTACCGCGACATGACCGTCATGTTCGGCAAGTGGGAGTTCGACCCCATGGCGCTGCCGGAGCCGCCGTGCCCCGTGCACCTCTGGCAGGGCGACGAGGACGGCCTCGTCCCTGTCGTGCTGCAGAGGTACCTCGCCGGCAAGATCGGATGGATCAACTACCATGAACTCCCTGGCACCGGCCACTTCCTGTCGTCGGTGCCTGGGCTCGGAGACAACGTCCTTAGGACCCTTTTCAGTGACAAGCAGTAA
- the LOC118473476 gene encoding GATA transcription factor 15-like, whose translation MLPTFLLHLSRYSMLNGYENHVLWASYRVYWIRGIPNNGLQKNVIPNNTSSHANSQRKKKATATAAAASSKRERERERERNKEADEVTVELRAVGFGKEVVLKQRRRMRRRRRLGEEERAAILLMALSSGVVYA comes from the exons ATGCTGCCCACCTTCCTTCTTCACTTGAGTCGCTACAGCATGCTG AACGGCTACGAAAATCATGTTCTGTGGGCTTCCTATCGAGTTTATTGGATCCGTGGTATCCCCAACAACGGGCTTCAGAAAAATGTTATCCCCAACAAT ACTTCGTCACATGCTAActcgcagcggaagaagaaggccACCGCGACGGCGGCCGCCGCCTCCTCCAagcgggagagggagagggagcggGAGCGGAACAAGGAGGCGGACGAGGTCACCGTGGAGCTCCGCGCGGTGGGGTTCGGCAAGGAGGTGGTGCTGAAGCAGCGGCGGCGGATGCGGCGGAGGCGCCGCCTGGGCGAGGAGGAGCGCGCGGCCATCCTGCTCATGGCGCTCTCCTCCGGCGTCGTGTAcgcctga
- the LOC100272325 gene encoding uncharacterized protein isoform X1, with product MELLAKAPVLGCAGKMQRQRQRGSALGRWICRAVAPPRAAPATPPRVRLRDGRHLAYAESGASKEDARFKVVFSHGFTGSRLDTVRPAPEVAEELGVYMVGFDRAGYGQSDPNPNRSVKSAALDVEELADALGLGPKFYVIGISLGCHAVWGALKYIPDRIAGAAMMAPVVNYWWPGFSPELAAEVYAKQEVGDQWALRVSHHAPGILHWWMEQSWLPTSTVVAGTTPLPNERDAEIRSKMKADGTFQQKREQATQQGIHESYYRDMTVMFGKWEFDPMALPEPPCPVHLWQGDEDGLVPVVLQRYLAGKIGWINYHELPGTGHFLSSVPGLGDNVLRTLFSDKQ from the exons ATGGAGCTGCTGGCCAAGGCGCCCGTGCTGGGCTGCGCCGGGAAGATGCAGAGGCAGCGGCAACGGGGGTCCGCGCTGGGCAGGTGGATTTGCCGTGCCGTGGCGCCGCCGAGGGCCGCGCCAGCCACGCCGCCGAGGGTGCGGCTCAGGGACGGCCGCCACCTGGCGTACGCCGAGTCCGGGGCCAGCAAGGAGGACGCGAGGTTCAAGGTCGTCTTCTCCCACGGCTTCACCGGCTCCCGCCTCGACACCGTCCGCCCGGCGCCG GAAGTTGCGGAGGAGCTGGGCGTGTACATGGTGGGTTTCGACCGCGCCGGGTACGGGCAGAGCGACCCCAACCCCAACCGGTCCGTCAAGAGCGCGGCGCTGGACGTGGAGGAGCTCGCGGACGCGCTGGGGCTCGGCCCCAAGTTCTACGTCATCGGCATCTCCCTCGGCTGCCATGCCGTCTGGGGCGCCCTCAAATACATCCCCGACAG GATCGCCGGCGCGGCGATGATGGCGCCGGTGGTGAACTACTGGTGGCCAGGGTTCTCGCCGGAGCTGGCGGCGGAGGTGTACGCGAAGCAGGAGGTGGGCGACCAGTGGGCGCTGCGCGTGTCGCACCACGCGCCGGGCATCCTCCACTGGTGGATGGAGCAGAGCTGGCTGCCCACCTCCACGGTGGTGGCCGGCACCACGCCGCTGCCCAACGAGCGCGACGCCGAGATCCGGAGCAAGATGAAGGCGGACGGCACGTTCCAGCAGAAGCGGGAGCAGGCGACGCAGCAGGGGATCCACGAGTCCTACTACCGCGACATGACCGTCATGTTCGGCAAGTGGGAGTTCGACCCCATGGCGCTGCCGGAGCCGCCGTGCCCCGTGCACCTCTGGCAGGGCGACGAGGACGGCCTCGTCCCTGTCGTGCTGCAGAGGTACCTCGCCGGCAAGATCGGATGGATCAACTACCATGAACTCCCTGGCACCGGCCACTTCCTGTCGTCGGTGCCTGGGCTCGGAGACAACGTCCTTAGGACCCTTTTCAGTGACAAGCAGTAA